Genomic segment of Rhodococcus rhodochrous:
GTGGACGGTCATGACGACTCCCCGGGGTTAGGGAACTACACCGACGACGTTAGCTACTGCTGTCCGTCGGCCGCGTCGGAAGGAATTCGCAATCGAAGGTGGCGGCGTATGGGCAGTTCTACCCAGTCAGAGCAGACGATGCTCGTACGCATAGGCCGTCGCCGCTGCTCGTGAGGACACGTCGAGCTTGGTGAATATGTTGCTCAGGTGCCGGGCCACCGTCTTCTCGCTGATGACGAACTCGTGGGCGATGGCTCGATTCGTCCTGCCCGTGGCAACGGCGCGCAACACTTGGATCTCCCGGGGCGTCAGTCCGTTCCGTGCGTTCGCGAGCGCGGGAACGCGGAGCTCACGTAGATCCGGCAACGCATGCAGGCCGTGGAATATCGATGCTGCCGAGTCGAATTCGAGGCGGGCCTCATCGTCGTCGCCGAGTGCGGCACAGCAGCGACCCTGCAGCACTCGTACCCGGGCGCGTTCGTAGGGTGCGCCGAGGTCACGCCAGTGCCTGCCGGATCGTCGCAACCGTGCGAGGGCGCCGCAGGGATCGCCTTCGGCGAGCAGGACCGCACCCTGTGCGTGGTCGGCCATCGCTGTCAGTGCCGGAGCATCCTGTGTCCGGGTCAGTGCCTCGAGTTCGTCGGCGCTGCGCCGTGCGGCGGCGACATCCCCGGTGGCGAGCACGATCTCCGTGTGGGCGGTCGAGATTCGAGGCTTCGCCGAGACCCCGGAGGATCCCGGCGACCGCTGCGGCGGTGTCACCCTGTCGCAGACGCAGCAGAGCCAGACCCGGCTGCACTTCCTGCCCGTACCTGCCCGCAGCTCGGTAGGCGGCGTCCGCCTCGGCGAACGAGCCGCGCAGACGGTGCAGTTCACCCTGTTCGTACAGGGCCATTCCCATCGCGGGTTGACCGGGCGGATCCGACAGTCGCTGCAGGGCGAGGCGGGCGAGGTCCATCGCCTGGGACCAGTCGCCCTCGAGTTGCAGCATCTGGGCGCGGTGGACGAGGCACTGTCCCCGGAACGGCACGAGGCCGGTCTGATCGTCGCACCAACGGCCGAGTGCCTGTGTCCACTCCTTCGCCCGTTGCAGATGATATGTGCCGTAACAGGTCTCGATGACCGCGCAGTACACCAGGCCGGAGACGACGGGTGAGACCTCGCCCAAGCCGACGGAGACGAGTACCTCGTCGAGTGTCCGCAGCCCGCCCTCGACGTCGCCCAGCAGGACTCGGCATTGTCCGATGCCCAGTGAGCCGAGGGCGAGGAGGTCGGCGTCGTGGCATGCTCGTCCGATGTGCTGGGCAGCGGTGAAGATCGGCAGGGCCTCGTTCGGACGGTTCGCGTACATCTCCTGAACCGCTCCGGGGATCATCAGAAAGCCGCTGGTCGCGCAGTCCGGTCGCTCGGCGACACCCGACTGTCGTGCTCGTTCCAGCCAACCTCCGGCCCGTGCCACCTCACCGCGTCCCATCAGAAGGAAGCACAGCCAGAAGGCACTGCGGCCCGCGCTCTCGGATTCTCCGGCTTCGAGATGTGCGGCGAAGGCGCGCTCGTACAGCGCGACGCTGTCGTCGTCGTGTCCCGTGAGGTATGCGGCTCGCGCGAACAGATCGAGGTCGTCCGCGGCCAGGGCGGCGAGTGTGTCGGCCCTGCGGAATCCGTCCAGGGCACGTGGCCACTCGCGCGCGCGGAACGCTGCCCGCGCGTGGTCCAGGACCGTCGACCTGCCCATGTCCGCTCCCGCGATCGAGCGCCGCCGACACCGGCTGATTGTGATCCTACGCCCGCGGATACGAAGGGACGCCGGTGTGCGCGCGGCTCACGACGGTCGCATGCCCGCCAGGACGATCGACACCAATCGCGGAACGAGATCCGGGGTCGCCGCGCGGATCGCCTCGGGTAGGGGGCGGGTGATCAGTCCGATGGCCAGGACCAGTTCCAGTGCGTGGAGGTCGGTACGCACGATGCCGGCGGCCCGCACCGCGTCGAGCAGCTCCTCGACCCCGGTGAGCGTCTGCGCCTGGGCGTCGCGCACCGATCCGGAGATCTCGTCCGTCACGAACTCGGCGAGGGTCGCGGAGAGGGCGCCCAGGTCGAGTTCGACCAGCCGCTGTACGTAGCCCACCCAGGCGTCCTCGGGGGATGAGCCGACCCGCTCCAGGGCTTCGGTGCCCGCTGCACGCATGTCGCCGAGGATCGCGAGCGCGACCTCGTCGGCCAGCGCGGCCCGGGACTCGAAGTTCCGGTAGAGGGTGGCGATGCCGACTCCGGCGGCCTCCGCGACCGCTTCGAGTGCGACGTCGCTGCCGTGGGCTGCGAACAGTCGACGCGCCTCCTGGACGATCAGCTGACGACGCTTCGCGGCATCGGCGCGCATCGGTTCCCTTCCTTCCGGACCGGGCTGTGAGGAACTTCGCTTGACATGTCCATCCTAACCGGAGGAATATTCTCCGATAGAAGTGGAGGAAAATCATCCACTTAACGATGGTCGGATAAGGAAGACGCGATGGCAGACGCCGCTACGACGACAGTTCCCGACGCGGGTGACTCCACCGCGCGCAAGCCTCACCCCGCGCTGGCGCTACTGGGGATGACATGCGGGCTCGGGGTGATCCTGGTACTCATGCTGCTGGTCTTCATCATGCCGTCGCTGAAGAGCGGACCACACGACCTGCAGGTCGGCATCGTCGGAACCTCCGCGGCAGCAGATCGATTCGAGACGTCGCTCGCGACGGCCGCCCCCGACGCCTACACCTCGCAGCGGTTCGCCTCCGAACAGGAACTGCGCGACGCCATCCACGACCGCGACGTCATCGGAGGGTTCGTCGTCGCCGAGTCGGGCGTCCGCACGCTGGTCGCCGGCGCGGGCTCGACCGCCATCTCCGGTTCGCTCGCCGGCACCGCGCAGGCGGTCGGCGGAGCGATCGGGACCGACGTGACCGTCGAGGACGTCGTCCCGCTGCCGGAATCCGACCCCACCGGTGTCGGTATCGGTGGCCTCGCCTTCCCGCTCGTCTTCGGTGGCATCGTCCCGGTCGTCGCATTCCGGAAGATCCTGCCGCGCAGCGACGGCTGGTACCTGACCGGCCTGCTCGTCTTCGCCGCAGTCGGTGGCATCGTCGTCGCGTCCATCCTCACCTTCGCCTTCGGAAGCATCGAATCGACCTTCGGGCCGGTCGCGGGATCCATGGCCCTCGGTATCGCCGCCCTTGCACTTCCGCTGGCCGGACTCCAGAAGGCCTTCGGTGCCAAGGGGTTCACCATCGGTGCGATGGCCATGATGTTCCTCGGCAATCCGCTGGCCGGTATCGCGACGACGTCGGCATGGTTGCCGTCCGGACTCGGCACCTTCGGTCAGATCCTTCCCCCGGGTGCTGCCGGAACCCTCGTGCGCTCGGCCGCATACTTCGACGGCGCAGGCGGACTCGCGGCACTCCTGACCCTCGTCACGTGGATCGTCGTGGGAGTGCTGCTCTACGTGGTCGGTATGCGACGTGCGGTGGGTGAGGAACCGGCAGAGCGTCCTTCCGCGCAGCTCGCGGCCTAGCGGACCACGTCGAGCGGTCCCTCCTCGGGCGTCGGCGGCTCGAACCGCTCGAAGTACTCCGTCGCCGTCTGCTCGGTCAGCGGCCAGTCGTCCGCCCACCTCCCGTGCCGGTTGCCGACCCGGCTCAGGATGGTCTCGAGATCCGTTGCGATGTAAACGGTCTCCGGCACGATGCCCTGCGGCGCGAGAAGTGCGCGGAACTCGTCACGTTGTCGCCGGAACCAGAATCCGAAGTCGAGCACGACATCGTTCCCCGCCGTGACATAGCGAAGCAAGCGCGCTTTCAGGTCTGCCGATACTTCGGCAACCACCTCGGCGGAGGGCATGGTCGTGATCCCGCGATCCCAGAACTCCACCTCGTACGACAGACGCGTCCAGCCCGCGCGCTCCAGGCGCTTGGCGTAGGTGGTCTTGCCTGCACCGGCCGGACCGCACATCATCACGACGCGAGGCACTCGGGTCCTGTTCACTGCCACCGGCCCGACGGTACACACCGCCACCGGCATCGAGACCGGTGATGCGTATCGCCGATCCGGATCGGATCGGACTCGATCCACACGCTCCTGGGCGTCAGGGCACGGTGAAGGTAGCGAAGCCCGGCGTCATCGGCGGACCGGGAAGGGGATGGAGTACGAGCGCGACCTGTCCGCTCCCCGTCGCCAGGGTGGCTTCCGGTGGGAAACCGTTCAATCCGTCCGACATCCGCGCAGTACCGGATGCGCCGGTCGTCAGGTTCAGCCAGTCGACCTGGGCGTAGATCAGGCATCCCCAACCTTCCGGCTTGCTGCCCGTGACGGTCACGCTCCCTTCGGTCTCGCCGATCCGGACGGCGCACCGGCTGGGCGGCACATCGAAGCTTCCACTGGGATTGCCGTAGGAAGCCGGG
This window contains:
- a CDS encoding response regulator transcription factor, with amino-acid sequence MLRAVATGRTNRAIAHEFVISEKTVARHLSNIFTKLDVSSRAAATAYAYEHRLL
- a CDS encoding TetR/AcrR family transcriptional regulator — encoded protein: MRADAAKRRQLIVQEARRLFAAHGSDVALEAVAEAAGVGIATLYRNFESRAALADEVALAILGDMRAAGTEALERVGSSPEDAWVGYVQRLVELDLGALSATLAEFVTDEISGSVRDAQAQTLTGVEELLDAVRAAGIVRTDLHALELVLAIGLITRPLPEAIRAATPDLVPRLVSIVLAGMRPS
- a CDS encoding AAA family ATPase, which codes for MAVNRTRVPRVVMMCGPAGAGKTTYAKRLERAGWTRLSYEVEFWDRGITTMPSAEVVAEVSADLKARLLRYVTAGNDVVLDFGFWFRRQRDEFRALLAPQGIVPETVYIATDLETILSRVGNRHGRWADDWPLTEQTATEYFERFEPPTPEEGPLDVVR